atttgtatgcGTCTGGTTCGTGGCCCCTACCGGGACAATGTAACGCATTGTCCATCTGAGATGGGAGACAGATGGGAGACGTTTACCAGTAGCTTCTAAAGAATTTGCGTGTCAGTGACTTGGTCGAGTAGACTACTCAGGGTGAGCGGGTGGGGTTGAAGACTTCTCTGGAAGAGGAGACTTCTtttattgtaaacacaggaccacagcaaggcaaaaaaaaaatcctccatagtatgcctttaacacTTGAAAATgagtctttccctctctctaactccctcttattcactcactctctctctttccctctctctaactccctcttgctcactcactcactctctctcttcccctctctctaacTCCAtcttgctcactcactcactctctcttcccctctctaaTTAACTCTTGCTCacttactcactctctctctcttcccctctctctaacTCCAtcttgctcactcactcactctcttttcccctctctctaaTTCACtcttgctcactcactctctctctctctcttcccctctctctaactccctcttgctcactcactctctctctctctctctctcttcccctcttcctctccttctctcgtTCTCACCTTCAGGCCGCTGCGGCTGGCGTACTCCTTCCCGCACTCGGAGCAgctgtatattttcttttccGGGGGGCGCAGGACAGGCGGCGGCAGAGCGGTGGCGgcggccagccaatcaggatcCGGCCCCGCGGCCTTGACGCCGCCGCTCCCATCATCCTTTGCGGGCGAGCTGAGCAGGCTCCTCCTGCCGTCCCTCAGGGACGGCCCCGCCTGCTCGGGAGCCTCCTCTTTCGGAGCCGCCCCCGAGGGGTGCGGGAGTGGCGCCGCCCCGGTGGTGGGCTCTGGCGCTGCGCCCATGTCGATCTTTGGTACCGAGGAGGGGGGCGTGGTGGGGGTGCCAAGGGGTTCGGCAGGAGAGGGGTTGGGAGTCCCACCTAAGTGAGGGAGAGGCGTAGCAGCAGGGGACGAGAGGGGGGCCACGCTCTCCTTGCTGGTTTCAGGGGTGGGGGCAATGCTGGAGGTGACATTGGGGATGGGGCTGTTGGGGGAGGCAGCAGGGGTATCAGTGGGGACGGGCTGGCCCGGGGTGTCGTCGGGGGCAATCTGGGGGTGACAGTCTCCTTCAGCGCTGTGGCTCAGACCGGTGGGGGGGCTAGGCGGGCGGAGGGAGGGGCACGGGGTGGTAGGCGGCGGCTCAGCGCAGGGaccctcctcctcttttgtgACGGCCGTGGCAGGAGCGGCGGGGTCAGCGGGGGTCGCCAGGGGGTCGGCGAGGGGCGTGGTCACGCTGGCGCTCAGGACGGGCGGCTCCACGCTGCCGGGCGGAGTGGCGTCCGGGGCGGGGTTCAGGGCGGGGTCAGGGCTGAGGTCGGCCGGGGGCACGAGGTCAGGGCTGCCGGGCGGGTCCTCCGCTGCTGGGGCCGGTGGCTgaggggcggggtcgggggcggagccgggggcggggtcggggccGGGGTCGGCGTCGGGGGCGGCGTCGGCGCCGGCGGCGCCCGGGCTGAGCAGGGGGCGGGCGGCGAGCTCGGGTTCGGGGCTGTCGGGCGGCAGCTGGCCCCCCAGGTGCATGCGGATGTGGTGCTGGAGCACCAGCGCGTTGGTGAACTTGCGCTGGCACAGCGGGCAGGAGTTCTgggcgcgggcgggcgggcgggcgcggTGGGTGGCCTGGTGGGCGCGCAGGTTGCCCTTGGTGGAGAAGGAGCGGCCGCACAGCTTGCAGGGGAAGGGGCGGTCACCCAGGTGTGTGGCCTGGTGCAGCCGCAGCGCCCGCGGGCAGCTCAGCACCCGCAGGCACACCCCGCACTGattggccgccgccgcccccccgccgcccagctcggccccgcccatcaccgccccgggccccgccccgccgccatTGGCGCTCACCCCCAGGGCCGCCATCATCTCTCGGGTCaggccgggggcggagccgacGGGGGAGGAgccggcgggggcggagctcgTGCTGCCGGAGGCGGAGTTTTCGACAGAGCTGTGGGCGGAGCCGTGGAGAGgctccttctccagcttctcCACCAGCCGCTGCAGCTTGGAGGTGTCGGAGGACGAGGGCTGGGGCGCTTTCGGGAAGCTGGAGAAGGGGAAGGTGAGCTgcgggtggggcggggccaggtgggACCCCGGGccgggagggggcggcggcgggcggagcAGGGTCAGGcctgggtggtggtgggggtggtgggaagGGCCGGTGGTGGGGAAGAGGATTTTGGGGAGGTGGGCCAGGTGGGAGTAGGCGGAGTGAGGGTGGAGGGCCTGGTGCGGGGGGGTGTTCTCGTCGAAACGCTTGGACCCGGCTTTGTACAGCCCAGCCATGGAGGCCAAGGGCCCGgacggggaggaagaggaggaggaggtggaggagaggagggaggaagtgagggCGGAGGAggtggacgaggaggaggaggaggaggcggggggggcggagccggaggcggcggcggcggcggcggcagcggcggcggctcggttgagctgcagcagggagtGCGCCGTGGACAGCAGCGCCAGGTCTACGCTGGGGGGcagcgggagggaggagggcggggcccgaGGGGACACGCCCAGGGAgaaccccgccccgccccgcccgtccGACCCCTCCCCGAACAGCTCCTCTTCGGCACGCCGCTTCCTGCGCTTCTGAGCCGCGCCCACCCCAgcggctgcggcggcggcggcggcggcagaaATGGGCTCCGGCCCCCCTTGCCCCGCCccgaagagggaggggggcagcagggagagggagagctcGGGGTTCTGCTCGCGGTGGCGCAGGAAGTGCACCTTGAGGTTCCCGCGCGTGGTGAAGCGGCTGAGGCACACGGGGCACTGGTACGGCCGCTCGCCCGTGTGCGAGCGCAGGTGGATCTGCAGCGACGAGTCGCTGCTGAACAGCTTCCCGCAGAAGCGGCACGCGTGCGAGAGGCGGGACAGCCCCCCCGAGGCCCCGCCCGCCGACCCGGACCCGCCCGACGACGAGGACACGCCCTCCTGGGAGGGGCCCGgcagggaggcggagctgaagAGGGGCGGGGCGAAAAAGGCCAGGCCCCCGGCGGAGGTGGTGTTGGGGGACTTCTCGTGGAGGTAGCGAGGAGGCAGACCCAGGGCCAGGGAGGGCGGGTACTGGGGCGTGACGGCCGCCGTGGGGGtggacgaagaggaggaggaggaggaagtggcagaggaagaagaggggaCGGTGCCACCTcggcctgccccgcccccaacatagccccgccccccagcagccccgccCTCGAACTGGGACTTGAGCGGCCGCAGGACCTGGGACAGGGAGTGCGGCGCTTTCGGCTTGGGCAGGGACTGGGGCAGCAGGGACGGGAAGCAAGCCAGGagctggggggcggagcctggcggGGGCGGGAGCGGATGGGCGGAGCCAGAGCCGGCTCTCTCCCCCGGCACGCCCCCTTCCAGGCAGAgctgggggagcgggggcagcgggggggagTCCAGGCCGCAGGCGGCGGCCCCCCCCAGCTGCAGCACCTGCCTGCAGATCTCCTCGGTCATCTGCATCTGGTAGATCTGCCTCTGCTGCagcacctgcagctcctccaggatCACCGCGATGCTGAGGGCGGGGCGAGGGGCCGCAGGGCCGGGCGGGGCCcccccgggggagggggagggcgtgACCGGGCTGGGCGGGCCCTCGGGCACCGGGCTGGGGCTGCCCGGATGGGGCGGggcgcaggaggaggaagaggaggaggacgaggaggtggtggtggccGACACGCCCAGCTTAGGCGAGGCcatgagggggcggggctgaggctGGGCCTgcgaggaaggggcggggctcgggGGGCGCGTCtgggaggacagggaggggtgggggaagtCGGGCGACAGGGAGCAGTGGgcgtgagggagggaggtggtgtAGGGGGTGAGCTGATTCGGGGAGTGGGAGGGCGGGGAGGTTTCCGtaggcagggagggggtgtggagaCCCccaggagaggggcggggcaccAGAGGGGGCTGGCAGTCcagcagggaggaagaggatgatgatgacgaaGAGTCTGAAATCAAGGAGAAGGACAGGGACTTCACTGCCAGCTgctcacctgagagagagagagagagagagattcttattatttcatttagaaCGATAGtaattgttttcattcaaaaacaacttcattcataattcaaaatactgagagtgagagagagaaagagagattcttattatttaatttataatgatagtaaatgttttcattcaaaaacaacttcattcataattcaaaatactgagagtgagagagagaaagagagattcttattatttaatttataatgatagtaaatgttttcattcaaaaacaatttcattcataattcaaaatactgagagtgagagagatcgCAGTTACAGAACAGCTGAAAGACACAAGCAGTTTTATTGCCAATCAGCATGAATGGTGCAAATACTGAAAGTCAGTCTGTGCTACTCTCAGTCTTACCACTTACTCAATAGTTACTCATTAGGTATAAACATAATCTCAATCTTGGCACATAGTCATCAGTTACTCTAAGGTTCAGCACACAGTCTTACCACTTACTCAATAGTTATTAGTTAGGTTTAGCACATACTCTCAGTCTTGGCACATACTCCTCAGTTACTCTAAGGTTCAGACACAGTCTTCCATTACTCATAGTTATTATTTAGGTTAACACATACTCAGTCTTGCACATGTACATCAGTTACTCTTAAGTTCAACACAGTCTACCACATACTCAATAGTTATTATTTAGGTTTAGCACATACTCTCAGTCTTGGCACATACTCCTCAGTTACTCTAAGGTTCAGCACACAGTCTTACCACTTACTCAATAGTTATTATTTAGGTTTAGCACATACTCTCAGTCTTGGCACATACTCCTCAGTTACTCTAAGTTTCAGCACACAGTCTTACCACTTACTCAATAGTTATTAGTTAGGTTTAGCACATACTCAAAGTCTTGGCACATACACATCAGTTACTCTAAGGTTCAGCACAGTCTTACCACTTACTCAATAGTTATTATTTAGGTTTAGCACATACTCTCAGTCTTGGCACATACTCCTCAGTTACTCTAAGGTTCAGCACACAGTCTTACCACTTACTCAATAGTTATTATTTAGGTTTAGCACATACTCTCAGTCTTGGCACATACTCCTCAGTTACTCTAAGGTTCGGCACACAGTCTTACCACTTACTCAATAGTTATTATTTAGGTTTAGCACATACTCTCAGTCTTGGCACATACTCCTCAGTTACTCTAAGGTTCAGCACACAGTCTTACCACTTACTCAATAGTTATTATTTTGGTTTAGCACATACTCTCAGTCTGGGCACATACTCCTCAGTTACTCTAAGGTTCAGCACAGTCTTACCACTTACTCAATAGTTATTATTTAGGTTTAACACATACTCTCAGTCTTGGCACATACACATCAGTTACTCTAAGGTTCAGCACACAGTCTTACCACTTACTCAATAGTTATTATTTAGGTTTAGCACATACTCTCAGTCTTGGCACATACTCCTCAGTTACTCTAAGGTTCAGCACACAGTCTTACCACTTACTCAATAGTTATTATTTAGGTTTAGCACATACTCTCAGTCTTGGCACATACTCCTCAGTTACTCTAAGGTTCAGCACACAGTCTTACCACTTACTCAATAGTTATTATTTTGGTTTAGCACATACTCTCAGTCTGGGCACATACTCCTCAGTTACTCTAAGGTTCAGCACAGTCTTACCACTTACTCAATAGTTATTATTTAGGTTTAACACATACTCTCAGTCTTGGCACATACACATCAGTTACTCTTTAAAGGTTCAGTGCATACTCAGCAGCACTCCCTGCACAGCAACTTTAGGTACTGAGCCCACTGCTAACccacaatatgtgtgtgtgtacatgtttatgcatgtgtgtctgtgtatgtgcatgtaggTGCATGTTTtactttacttcactctagtgtgtttcttttgcacctctgcaccttgaactaatgcacttgttgtacgtcgctctggataagagcgtctgctaaatgcctgtaatgtaatgtaatgtaatgcatgtgtgtgaatgtgtgcatgtgcatgtttgtgcgtgtgtgtgaatgtgcatgtttgtgtgtgtgtgtgtgaatgtgtgcatgtgcatgtttgtgcgtgtgtgtgaatgtgcatgtttgtgtgtgtgtgtgtgaatgtgtgcatgtgcacgtttgtgcgtgtgtgtgtgaatatgcatgtttgcgtgtgtgtgtgtgtgtgtggaatgttcatgtttgtgtgtgtgtgtgtgtgtgtgtgtgcgtgtgtgcacgtgcatgtttgtgcatgtgtgtgaatgtgcatgtttgtgcgtgtgtgtgtgaatgtgcatgtttgtgtgtatgtgtgcacatgcatgtctgtgcatgagtgtgaatgtgcatgtttgtgtgtgtgtgtgtgtgtgtgtacgtgcatgtttgtgtgtgtgtgtgtgtgtgcatgtgcacgcttgtgtgtgtgtgtgtgtgtatgtgtgaatgtgtgcatgtgcatgtttgtgcgtgtgtgcatgtgcatgcttgtgtgtgtgtgtgagagcatgtgttaATTTGgcatgtgttaatgtgtgtatcAGTATGAGTGTGGATTTTTCAGTGTGAGTGTATCTGTGCAAGCAAGCCTCACCGAAAAATCACGATTGCACATTTTATCCAATCATCTAtagatggggggaaaaaaacctagAAACAATTTTGAGGCAGCCAAAGATCATCCTCCATGAACTAAGTGTGCCACACCAGCGAGTCGGGAAAAATACGGAAATGTACGGGTGAACCttcacagttttgttttcagttgtggGGGGTCACAGGGAACGTGGACACGGTTGTCCCTGACATACTAAACCACaccacgcgcgcgcacacacatcacagtgactacaggaatatttattttcatttaatacaaGACAGACGGCcatcagttcttttttttgtcaacgCCTTGTTTCCCTTGGCGGAGAtgtctggcttttaaaaaaatatcatcaTGTTAATATGTACATCGACATGCACATACCGTCGCCTGCATACTAAAATAAGGACTAAGAGCATACTTTAAAAATTGTAAATGGGTGTAAAGTTCCTCCTTAACGTGCCGGTAAAG
This region of Anguilla rostrata isolate EN2019 chromosome 8, ASM1855537v3, whole genome shotgun sequence genomic DNA includes:
- the sall2 gene encoding sal-like protein 1 isoform X2 — protein: MASPKLGVSATTTSSSSSSSSSCAPPHPGSPSPVPEGPPSPVTPSPSPGGAPPGPAAPRPALSIAVILEELQVLQQRQIYQMQMTEEICRQVLQLGGAAACGLDSPPLPPLPQLCLEGGVPGERAGSGSAHPLPPPPGSAPQLLACFPSLLPQSLPKPKAPHSLSQVLRPLKSQFEGGAAGGRGYVGGGAGRGGTVPSSSSATSSSSSSSSTPTAAVTPQYPPSLALGLPPRYLHEKSPNTTSAGGLAFFAPPLFSSASLPGPSQEGVSSSSGGSGSAGGASGGLSRLSHACRFCGKLFSSDSSLQIHLRSHTGERPYQCPVCLSRFTTRGNLKVHFLRHREQNPELSLSLLPPSLFGAGQGGPEPISAAAAAAAAAGVGAAQKRRKRRAEEELFGEGSDGRGGAGFSLGVSPRAPPSSLPLPPSVDLALLSTAHSLLQLNRAAAAAAAAAAASGSAPPASSSSSSSTSSALTSSLLSSTSSSSSSPSGPLASMAGLYKAGSKRFDENTPPHQALHPHSAYSHLAHLPKILFPTTGPSHHPHHHPGLTLLRPPPPPPGPGSHLAPPHPQLTFPFSSFPKAPQPSSSDTSKLQRLVEKLEKEPLHGSAHSSVENSASGSTSSAPAGSSPVGSAPGLTREMMAALGVSANGGGAGPGAVMGGAELGGGGAAAANQCGVCLRVLSCPRALRLHQATHLGDRPFPCKLCGRSFSTKGNLRAHQATHRARPPARAQNSCPLCQRKFTNALVLQHHIRMHLGGQLPPDSPEPELAARPLLSPGAAGADAAPDADPGPDPAPGSAPDPAPQPPAPAAEDPPGSPDLVPPADLSPDPALNPAPDATPPGSVEPPVLSASVTTPLADPLATPADPAAPATAVTKEEEGPCAEPPPTTPCPSLRPPSPPTGLSHSAEGDCHPQIAPDDTPGQPVPTDTPAASPNSPIPNVTSSIAPTPETSKESVAPLSSPAATPLPHLGGTPNPSPAEPLGTPTTPPSSVPKIDMGAAPEPTTGAAPLPHPSGAAPKEEAPEQAGPSLRDGRRSLLSSPAKDDGSGGVKAAGPDPDWLAAATALPPPVLRPPEKKIYSCSECGKEYASRSGLKGHMKHHGVVVKGSRPPPRSTRLPPSAPPAPAPASTTNSGPVSFWNQYQVFLTNSSDQPEDPVPNPANGSQAEEVEMPRLAKSPEKPQPSEDQAAGTGLEELREESKGGAEPEAM
- the sall2 gene encoding sal-like protein 1 isoform X1, producing MSRRKQKRPQQLVNPATGNTRILTQGEQLAVKSLSFSLISDSSSSSSSSSLLDCQPPLVPRPSPGGLHTPSLPTETSPPSHSPNQLTPYTTSLPHAHCSLSPDFPHPSLSSQTRPPSPAPSSQAQPQPRPLMASPKLGVSATTTSSSSSSSSSCAPPHPGSPSPVPEGPPSPVTPSPSPGGAPPGPAAPRPALSIAVILEELQVLQQRQIYQMQMTEEICRQVLQLGGAAACGLDSPPLPPLPQLCLEGGVPGERAGSGSAHPLPPPPGSAPQLLACFPSLLPQSLPKPKAPHSLSQVLRPLKSQFEGGAAGGRGYVGGGAGRGGTVPSSSSATSSSSSSSSTPTAAVTPQYPPSLALGLPPRYLHEKSPNTTSAGGLAFFAPPLFSSASLPGPSQEGVSSSSGGSGSAGGASGGLSRLSHACRFCGKLFSSDSSLQIHLRSHTGERPYQCPVCLSRFTTRGNLKVHFLRHREQNPELSLSLLPPSLFGAGQGGPEPISAAAAAAAAAGVGAAQKRRKRRAEEELFGEGSDGRGGAGFSLGVSPRAPPSSLPLPPSVDLALLSTAHSLLQLNRAAAAAAAAAAASGSAPPASSSSSSSTSSALTSSLLSSTSSSSSSPSGPLASMAGLYKAGSKRFDENTPPHQALHPHSAYSHLAHLPKILFPTTGPSHHPHHHPGLTLLRPPPPPPGPGSHLAPPHPQLTFPFSSFPKAPQPSSSDTSKLQRLVEKLEKEPLHGSAHSSVENSASGSTSSAPAGSSPVGSAPGLTREMMAALGVSANGGGAGPGAVMGGAELGGGGAAAANQCGVCLRVLSCPRALRLHQATHLGDRPFPCKLCGRSFSTKGNLRAHQATHRARPPARAQNSCPLCQRKFTNALVLQHHIRMHLGGQLPPDSPEPELAARPLLSPGAAGADAAPDADPGPDPAPGSAPDPAPQPPAPAAEDPPGSPDLVPPADLSPDPALNPAPDATPPGSVEPPVLSASVTTPLADPLATPADPAAPATAVTKEEEGPCAEPPPTTPCPSLRPPSPPTGLSHSAEGDCHPQIAPDDTPGQPVPTDTPAASPNSPIPNVTSSIAPTPETSKESVAPLSSPAATPLPHLGGTPNPSPAEPLGTPTTPPSSVPKIDMGAAPEPTTGAAPLPHPSGAAPKEEAPEQAGPSLRDGRRSLLSSPAKDDGSGGVKAAGPDPDWLAAATALPPPVLRPPEKKIYSCSECGKEYASRSGLKGHMKHHGVVVKGSRPPPRSTRLPPSAPPAPAPASTTNSGPVSFWNQYQVFLTNSSDQPEDPVPNPANGSQAEEVEMPRLAKSPEKPQPSEDQAAGTGLEELREESKGGAEPEAM